The proteins below are encoded in one region of Candidatus Cloacimonadota bacterium:
- a CDS encoding class II aldolase/adducin family protein, with amino-acid sequence MHINNLKHPIFQNALQHIAEISRLIHSYGWAEANAGNISMDVSDLVMQCMHTELKWYIVSRTGSRYRQTALSPCENLMLVACSQTEDTFFPQNALPTSEWISHRCLQMQNDRFKIILHTHPAEIIALSNLTLAKDSASLNAKLCESLPELPLYLPEGVALVPRAAPGSLALCTASIKALKNQKALIWSGHGILAFANELDEALDYLEIVTKAAKILLWNLK; translated from the coding sequence ATGCATATAAACAATCTCAAACACCCTATCTTTCAGAATGCATTGCAACACATTGCCGAGATTTCCCGGCTAATTCATAGCTACGGCTGGGCAGAAGCTAATGCAGGTAACATCAGCATGGATGTGAGTGATTTGGTAATGCAGTGTATGCATACCGAGCTAAAATGGTATATCGTTTCCCGCACCGGTAGTCGCTATCGCCAAACTGCTCTCTCTCCTTGCGAAAACCTCATGTTAGTTGCATGTTCTCAAACTGAAGATACATTCTTTCCCCAAAATGCTTTGCCTACTAGCGAGTGGATTAGCCATCGCTGTTTACAAATGCAAAACGATCGCTTCAAAATAATCCTCCATACTCATCCCGCAGAGATTATTGCTCTGTCCAATCTTACCCTAGCAAAAGATAGCGCATCCCTAAATGCCAAGTTATGTGAATCTCTGCCGGAATTACCACTGTATCTACCTGAAGGCGTGGCTCTTGTCCCTAGAGCAGCGCCGGGCTCCTTAGCACTCTGTACAGCAAGTATAAAAGCTCTTAAAAACCAGAAGGCACTTATCTGGTCTGGTCATGGAATTCTAGCCTTTGCCAACGAACTCGATGAAGCTTTGGACTATCTGGAAATAGTTACAAAAGCGGCAAAAATCCTACTCTGGAACTTAAAGTAA